In Molothrus ater isolate BHLD 08-10-18 breed brown headed cowbird chromosome 22, BPBGC_Mater_1.1, whole genome shotgun sequence, the genomic window ttatgtGGCAGTAAACAAAGCAGAGATTGTGCgaggagcacaggcagctgggcGGGCACTTTCCCAGGGGACAATGGGCAGGACACAAAAgagtcaccaaaaaaaaaaaaaaaagaaaaaaaattccttggtTGACTGGTAAAATCCCTGCATTTTGTGcccactgggagcagggacaggagggactggcactgctgcccccTCATCCCCTGGGAGTGGGGAGAGGCAGCTGATGTGGCCAGGCAGGAAATTGGATTTGGTTCATCGATTTTCCTCCTCTTACTCAATAATTGAGAAGCCTCAGATTGTGACAGTTTGGTTGAAATATTGGGGATCTGATGCACGCACACCCTATAAGGTGCCAAAGCTGAGACTTCACTCCCTGGAAATCTGAGTTGTCCTTGTTTGGTTCTTTCTGTGGGGAAGAGCATGGGCTGACAGATACCTGGGAGAGCTTTGTCAGGGGATAAATCTTCTTGttcattcctgaaaaaaaaaaaaaaaccaaaaaacccctcattttTGAGGGGAATAAATCAGCAGAAATGGGAAATGAAGCTGGTTAGGGACTGTTGATAGGAGTGACTgctggccagagctgcagctcaccTCTTTCCCTTTGAAATctctgaaaatgagatttttttttcccccctctttaTCTCCCCAGGCTTTGTTGCTCAATGGGTCTTTACCTGAGGATGAGCAGGAAGGGTCCTTTGAACTCTCTGAGCGTGGAGcctgccctgaggagcagctggtgagcacagccctggacccacctttccctgctgcagctgccttttggcctgccctgcccctgctgcacaATAACCACGCTGACATTTTGCATTCAGATCATCATCCGCAGCCGCCTGGACCAGAGCGTGGAAGAAAATCAAGATCTGAAGGTTAGAGGGTGACAGATGGAGGGGGGAGAGAGGTTTTGCAGATTGTTCCACTTGATTTTTTAGGGGAAAACGGGGTGGGGATGAAGCAGGGTGGGCAACATGATGGGTAAAGCTGGGAATATTCTGTGAGGGCTCCAACTCTGGAGGCTTGGGACCAGTTCTGATGCTGGCAGAAGTGTTTGATGTTGGCCTGAAGGAGAGATTTGGGGGACTGGGCAATcgttattttctttattattttattattattttatttattatttgttatttattaatattaatatttattattattattattatatttattatttattactatttattatttattatttattaatatttattattatctttattattttattattattttactttaataaCAGAGCTCAGCTCTTTGTCATGTTTGTAACTCACTAACATTTCTCAGGCTCTTGGATctgtgggaagaggagggatgtgcttcctcctgcagagaaaacaccagctctgcttgGTTCTGAAGGGGTTAACAACACAAGGTGCTGTTTAACCAAATTGTGTTGCAtttgcagaaggagctgctgaaatACAAACAAGAAGCTCGGAACCTCCAGGGAATAAAGGTGAGGAAAGGGGCATTTCATCAAAAATGAATAGTAGTGCTTTAGGTGAGTAGGGCCAGCAGGCACCACACACCTCTGAGGAACCTCAGACTGTGGAAGGAGGAGTATTGGGGGATCCTGTGGttcatttctgaatttttagGCAGATGTAAGGAGCTGGGTTTCCAGTTTTCTGCTCTGTCTGTAAGACTGTGGTCGAATATTCCCCTTTTTCTCTATTTCCCCCTGTTTCTCCTAAACAAAAAGAGGCATAAATTGGCTGGCTGGCTCTTTTATTCCCTTCTCTCTCGGAGTACACATCCAGCAGCATTGGCCCAGTGAACTCattcctgccagcacaggaaaaagagcctggggtgtccctgtcctggccagaaGCAGCTCAGTTTGTGCCTCTGGAGTGCTAACACTGCTGATCTCCTCCTGACAGAGGCATTTTTAGAGCTGCCTGTCAGAAGGGAGCAAACAGCAGTAGCTGTGCAAGGTGCAGCTCTGGGTGAGTGAAAGGTGCAGAATTAGTGCTGACTTTGGCCTCTGCAGAGAGGATTTCACTGCACAACTGGGTCACGCTCAGGCCTTAAGGctccctgtgtcctgggctgaTCTTGGCCTCTCTGTGCCCTCGGGATGagtggctggggcaggagctgcagggctcaaCGCCCTCCAGAGCTGTTCCTGTCCATCACAGCCAATATTCATCACTTCTGGAGAGGGAAATTCAGGCTGAAGCACAGAAATCCCTCTGTGCTGGTGGCCAAAATGTTGGCAGGGAAATCACTTTTGGCTaagggagaggcaggagggctgagagcccctggcagcagctcaggcctGGGTGGCCACGGGGTGTTGTGgcccctgagccccagggaggggtccctgtcccccctgccctcctgcagagGTCACCTCTCCCCAGGAcgccctgcagcagaggctgctccagcaggatgctgcagtcctgcagctcaagcaggagctgctgagagccaACATGGACAAGGAGGAGCTGCACAACCAGAACGtgagtcactgctgctgctgaggttgttttggggggttggtggccccaggggtggctgcagcagagatttCGGGGTCGTGGGATAGTGAGCACGCAGCCAGAGgtctctgcacagcacaggctgctcacagcctgcTGGCCAGCTCTGAGGCTGGACATTCCTGACCTCCACTCCCACTTCCTGTCCTCCAGGACcttcagctgggacagggaggggctTTCCCTGatgttttcagtgctgttgcATTTGTCCCTCCTCGTTCCCTGGCTTAGCAGGTGGCACCTGCCCCGTGCAGGTCTCTGTCCGAAGGTGCCACCCtaaacagcagctgccttgaCCTCTGTAGGTTTCTGGTCACCCTTTAGCACAAGGGGCAGAGGTTTTCACTCTCTGGGAATATCTGCCTCACACCTGGCTGTTACTCCTGCAGGCTGACCTCCAGAGGAAGGTTGAAGAGAGAAACCGGCTCCTGGCAGAGTACAAAGTAATGGAACCTCTTCCATGGGGGTTTGGGTGGATCTCCAGTTCTGGCAATGGGATTGTTCTTTCCCTGGCACTtggacagccctgggagggagcCGTGGGAGCCAGGGGTGTTTGCAGTGAGGTGGGGGGATCAGAAGTTCTTTGCATTCCCCCCACAGCTTCCTGCAGATCTTTAATTGTCGTGGGTTTTGGTGGTGGCTGCTGAGTGTCCAGCACTTGTGCAGAGGAGGGTGGGTGACCTGTCTGAGCTCTGATCCCTGGGGAGTCTGTGTGCTCTGGGACAGCTGTGTGACCTCAGCAGCAGGTCTTTGGCCAAGGGGACTTTGGGCAATAAAAACCTGATTGATCTCGTCCAAAAAAAGCTCTGACACTCAGCTCTAACAACTGGCAAAGCACACCCTGCGTGAGCCACCTGATCCTGGCACACGACAGGGctttccctgccatgggaagatGACAgagcctccctcctgccctgctgattCCCTGCACCCTGTGTTGcagaaggagctgtgccagAAGGAGcggcacctgcagcagcagcagaccaaGCTGGATGAGATGCTCAGGCAGCTTTCTGAGGCCAGCTACCAGCAGGtagggagagctgggctgggctgggagctgctctggctggcccATGGGGTGCTGAcccctctgctgcccctccaCAGGTGGATTTGGAGCGGGAGCTGGAGCACAAGGAGGCCCTGCTGGCTCACTGCATGAAGAGAGAAGCTGAGGAGGTATGGGAGCCTTGCTCCACACCTGGGCTGCTGTTtgcccagcaccctgcagggacCTGTCTCCAGAAACCCTCCCCTTCATCCCAGAGAGGTCTGGCTCCCCTTTCTCACTGACCAAGGCAGGGAAAggccccagcactgagcactctGGCTCAGCCTCTTGGCTCAGAATGCTCAGGGATGAAAGCCAGAGGCTTTCTCAGCTTCCAGCTTCACCTCTGACCCTGGCAGTGGTTAGACCACAGCTCAATTtacttcctccttttcctgctgacCCTGGTTTTGAGTCTTTCCACCTTTACGTGAGGAATCAGgtctgtgctgtgagcaggaacTCCCTGCAGGCTTTAGGGAGTGTCTTTACCTGGGAGAAGATGGGAGCTTTATCCCTGATGTGGAAAGCTCTCATTCCCTCTCACTTTGATGTGCATAAATGTGGATTTCTGGGGAGGTCCTGACCCTCCCACATcttcccctgcccaggtgaTGGCTTTCAGCAGTCACAGTGCCCAGAGCAATGGCtttctgcagccagcaggaaaaggagcagctcccccagcccaccGAGGGGTAAGTGCCCCTGAGGGCTGCATTCCCAGCCACACACCCTGGAACTCTTCTTTCATCGCGAGAGGTTTCCCCTTGCTGGGGAggcagccccgggctggggtCAGCTGTGCTGTTTTGGGCAGACCAGTGACCTGCAGCTGGTGCGGGACGCGCTGCGCAGCCTCAGGAACAGCTTCAGCGGGCACGACCCGCAGCACCACACCATcgacagcctggagcagggcatCTCCAGCCTCATGGAGCGCCTGCACCGCATGGAGACGCACAAGAGGCAGGACAGGAGGGTAAAGGCTCCCCTGGGcgctcagctcctgcccctcacaCCCTCacaccccagcctggctctgcctgcgAGGTGACACTCTGTTCTTCTGGTTTTGTGCCCCAGGTGAGGGGGAAATCACCAGCAAGCAGAGCAACCAACGAGTGCAGAGACTCCTGGCCTCCCAAATCCAGTAAGTGCCCGGCAGATCCTGCCCTTCCACTGCCAAATCCACTGCTCAGTTCCCAGGTGTAGAATCCCCTTGGGAATCTCCCCCTCCGGGATcctccctggggcagagctccctgcaaaGGGAAGAGACACATGTTTATGGctggttttctgtgaaaaaaaaaaaaaaaaatcatccaccATCACAGCGCTGCTCTG contains:
- the LOC118700393 gene encoding dixin-like isoform X2; its protein translation is MGGKQVKCLTSPSPVHSAKSESTVAPSEEKERLVILQAEETEPRAEEAQAHSQPEWQPGSSGSYLENSWEEQLLEQQDHLEKEMEEAKKMISGLQALLLNGSLPEDEQEGSFELSERGACPEEQLIIIRSRLDQSVEENQDLKKELLKYKQEARNLQGIKDALQQRLLQQDAAVLQLKQELLRANMDKEELHNQNADLQRKVEERNRLLAEYKKELCQKERHLQQQQTKLDEMLRQLSEASYQQVDLERELEHKEALLAHCMKREAEEVMAFSSHSAQSNGFLQPAGKGAAPPAHRGTSDLQLVRDALRSLRNSFSGHDPQHHTIDSLEQGISSLMERLHRMETHKRQDRRVRGKSPASRATNECRDSWPPKSKLPHSQSTPVMSTSACTKVLYFTDRSLTPFMVSIPKRLGEVTLRDFKAAIDREGTHRYHFKALDPEFGTVKEEVFHDDDIIPGWEGKIVAWVEEDHGEN